gtgtatgtatgtaatgcagtgtgtgtagtgtgtttgtgtagtgtgtgtgcatgtatgtaattcagtgtgtgtagtgtgtgtttgtgtagtgtgtgtgtgtagtgtgtatgtatgtaatgtgtgtttgtgtagtgatgtaatttgtgtaaaatgggggggggtgtttatgttaattattttttttattttatatttaaattgttttcttttttgtttcttttagtcccccctccctgcttcttaccagggagggggttatagtattccctggtggtccggtggtttgTTAAGTCctgggggggctggcagcaagcgctgacttacctccCAACAGcttctccagctccccagtgtaaatctcgcggcccttagtgccgcgcggagcgttgccatggaaacccgtggcaacgctctgccgccgcgggtctcgcgagatttagacatggagctgcagaagctgctgggaggtaagtcagcgcttgctgccggcccccccaggaccgccaggcttgtaatgagcctggcggtcctaggaggtattatcggcaatatcggtagctatattggccgataccaatattgccgaaaataccgaatatcggccgataatatcggtaaaaccgataatcggtcgatccctagtttttaattttcagtctgcactattggtctccctttgtactttttaggttgtgctttttagtgtttaATATTTATGATATtgaagacattgaggagtctttGCACCTCCTGAAttggggtatttatattttatatgttttttcccCGTTTGATAGCCACAAGGGTTGTTTTGCATTTTCTGCAAATCACTTCATTTTTGTATAGACACACAATGCaaccactacattaggctgtggtggttctggtgactatagtgccccttttagTGTACTTGTGTCTGCAGAGGTAACattcacttcagctcattgaagttgtctgggtgcagtgtcccagtcacaCTAAGTCCTGAAATATAAAATCATtgaagttttagagaaactgaaataacattgcaggactaagactcacTCTAGAGGCACTACCTGGTGGCCAACGGATGCTGCAcgacctcacgctctgcatgaggacatccagcatccataaaatccccataggaaagtactgGAGCAATGCGCTCGCAGCACATAAGCATTTCCCCCTCCCGTCTGAGGACATCAGAGGATACAGAGCGCCAAGGGACATAAGCGCTGGAATagagtgacactttttttttttaaccctttatgagcCTGGGGAGAGGGGTCAAGAGGGCTCTGTAGTTTAGGAAtaaagatttgtattcctaacactatagtatcctcTTAATCAATAAATCTGCGTACACACGGCAAACAGCTTTAAATTTAAAGGCCAACTGTGAAAATGTtctattatattttaaaagttcaaTGAAActggatttgttttttgtttttagatgGTGTATATAGACTATTGAGAAGGTTTCACTTTTAtattgtgctgagcagcaatgttTACAATTTGACCAACTGacgctcaacctaacttgcctggTCCTACAGTTCAAAACAGAGCACATAGAATGTGGCAGCTTaaccaaaataagaaaaaaagttaaatgttCTCAATAaacaagttaaccccttaaggacacatgacatgtgtgacatgtcatgattcccttttattccagaagtttggtccttaaggggttaaagcggcactgtcatgccgaattccgttttttttttaaccccccctcccgcctcaactacatccaatcgaccccctagtcatccccaaatgcccctatgccccccacattacctattttttattctttattttctgcccgatctttattcagggcgccgccatctttgtgtgggtaggtgaagtccctgtgggacacgtcatctgcccacactagatagccctgagattcccgcacatgcccagtgaaacacctggacatgcgaacgggaatttcacctattcattcattcatcagacagacgaatgaatgaatagaaaaaatcagacgaacaaactaacactgtgtatcagtgttagtttgttcgttcagtttattacaaggagggagctaccggcgtgcagctccctccttgtaatatgtaactatagaagcggcagggagcagagctccccaccacttcataagccccccaggtcccccctcactctatgggggtcaatatgacccccataatagcacaagggagattaaaatctccccaatgcccctactcgctatatcgcgagtaggggcatgtccactaaaccagccacaggctgctcactgtaaaaaaaaaaaaaaaaaaaaaggtaataagggggggacggggggcctactgtcctcccccgccggcccccacccctggacggcgggtgggggccataatgggaatgaggggggacctactgtcctcccctcaggcccccacccctgggcggcgggtgggggccataatagtaataagggggggggggggacctactgtctcccccccccccggcccccacacctgggcggcgggtgggggccataatagtaataagggggggggacctactgtcctccagcccccggcccccacccctgggcggcgggtgggggccctaatggaaaaaagtgggggggggacctactgtcctcccccccggcccccacccctgggcggcgggtgggggccataatagtaataagggggggggacctactgtcctccagcccccggcccccacccctgggcggcgggtgggggcccgaatggaaaaaagggggggggacctactgtcctcccccccggcccccacccctgggcggcgggtgggggccataatagtaataagggggggggacctactgtcctccagcccccggcccccacccctgggcggcgggtgggggccctaatggaaaaaagtggggggggggacctactgtcctcccccccggcccccacccctgggcggcgggtgggggccataatagtaataagggggggggacctactgtcctccagcccccggcccccacccctgggcggcgggtgggggcccgaatggaaaaaagggggggggacctactgtcctcccccccggcccccacccctgggcggcgggtgggggccataatagtaataagggggggggggggggggatctactgtcctccccccccccggcccccacccctgggcggcgggtgggggccataacgataatgggggggggacctactatcctccccccgcccccacccctgggcggcgggtgggggcactaagtaaatttccccccccatcaaggtgactaggggtgcccaagcccctagtcacccaccccccacccaaataaaaaatgcccctacctacccccctcaccctaaaaaatagtgaggggggaataaaattgctaacctgtaaagtaaaattaaacttaccattcaacgtcttcttttttctaaaatcttcatttttcagccccaaaaaaggccaaataaaaaaccatcatagccgtcgaactaaaaataaaataaaaaacccgagcgcaaaaaaaaaaaccagacgaaaaagaaaaaacccgagcgcacaaaaaaataatccatcttcacccatggagggctctgcgcagactgagatccgcagggcggggcaaggcttataaagccttgccccgccctgcaattagcctaagaacactctgattggtgggtttaagccaatcagagtgctctttgtcattttacaagcgtgggaaagttctttggaattttcccacgcttgtaaaatgacagagcactgtgattggatggcttgaaatccatccaatcccagtgctctgtgtcattttacaagcgtgggaaaattccaaagaactttcccacgcttgtaaaatgacacagagcactgtgattggatggatttcaagccatccaatcccagtgctctgtgtcattttacaagcgtgggaaaattccaaagaactttcccacgcttgtaaaatgacacagagcactgtgattggatggatttcaagccatccaatcacagtgctctgtgtcattttacaagcgtgggaaaattccaaagaactttcccacgcttgtaaaatgacaaagagcactctgattggcttaaacccaccaatcagagtgttcttaggctaattgcagggcggggcaaggctttataagccttgccccgccctgcggagctcagtctgcgcggagccctccatgggtgaagatggattatttttttgtgcgctcgggttttttctttttcgtcaggtttttttttttgcgctcgggttttttattttatttttagttcgacggctatgatggttttttatttggccttttttggggctgaaaaaggaagattttagaaaaaagaagacgtcgaatggtaagtttaattttactttacaggttagcaattttattcccccctcactattttttagggtgaggggggtaggtaggggcattttttatttgggtggggggtgggtgactaggggcttgggcacccctagtcaccttgatggggggggggaaatttacttagtgcccccacccgccgcccaggggtgggggcggggggaggacagtaggtcgtccccccccccattatcgttatggcccccacccgccgcccaggggtgggggccggggggggggaggacagtagatcccccccccttattactattatggcccccacccgccgcccaggggtgggggccgggggggaggacagtaggtccccccccccttttttccattagggcccccacccgccgcccaggggtgggggccgggggctggaggacagtaggtcctccccccctttattactattatggcccccacccgccggccaggggtgggggccgggggggaggacagtaggtccccccccccttttttccattagggcccccacccgccgcccaggggtgggggccgggggctggaggacagtaggtcccccccccttattactattatggcccccacccgccgcccaggggtgggggccgggggggggaggacagtaggtcgcccccccctattactattatggcccccacccgccgcccaggggtgggggccggggggtggaggacagtaggtcccccccccccttattactattatggcccccacccgccggccaggggtgggggccgggggggaggacagtaggtccccccccccctactactattatggcccccacccgccgcccaggggtgggggccggggggtggaggacagtaggtccccccccccttattactattatggcccccacccgccggccaggggtgggggccgggggggaggacagtaggtccccccccccctactactattatggcccccacccgccgcccaggggtgggggccgggggggaggacagtaggtccccccccctcattatctttatggcccccacccaccgctcaggggtgggggccggggggggggggacaataggtctccctcccttattttactttacggcccccacccgtcatttaggggtggggggcaatattttttttattttttttctacagtgagcagccacaggctgctcactgcttactagacatgcccctactcgcggtatagcgagtaggggcatattatttactaataccaagtcatttttacttggtgttagtaaatttggctgaaagaccaatttaggtctttcagccttttagtagatagctccctgataccgtgggaattagggagttatctactaagcggctgcaagatgcagccacagcaatgaataggatcggagtttcattcattagaatgaaattccgatccgaacaaagtaccgaattgcatcctaacaccaatggagaaacggtgctcattctgttaggatgcaattcggcagttttgccggcgttctgtctaagtgacaggactttcggcaatactgacaggaagtattgtgggaactgggaggaaagctagggatcatgggaaaattgctctgaccagcggaaatgaagcacactttgctcctccgctggtcagagctggtcaagcggaggaatcctccataagacagagtccctactttgtcttatgattttaaagaaaactaaagaagacaggaagaaaagaataacagatcctgagagagggggagaagaggaagagattgaggaaaggtaagttcggcatgacagtgccgctttaagctatATTACTCAGTAATAGTAGTACAgtatagtgtttttttgtttgttttttccctttcTGTGAACTAGCATGATAAACTCATGGAGCACCACAGTATGAGATTTTTAATTACACAAGTAGCATGCATTACGTACAGCCAATACAATGCATGGAGATGTATAGAAATAGAGCCATGAATTGCTTATTACACAAAAAATGGTTACATACTCTAGTaatgaaactttaaaaaaagtgtCACCAAAAAGTCTAAAACTGAAATTCATGCATATAATAGCTCATTTAAGTAAGGCAAGATTAGTGTGTTAGTCATTAgcacaaattaattttttagcaAGTTAGAAACTCTATAAGTAGAATAGAACATGTAGGCACCAACACAAAAGAAACAAGGAAACATATTGTAAATAAATCGCTCAatgaaaatatagaaatattttaAATTAGAGCACACTTACCCTTCGCATGGCTTCCTCCTCTTCTTGACGCTTTTCATAATGTGCAAAGTCATCAAAAATAGAGGTTGTATGCTTGAATGTAGCAATTATTTTGAGAACTTGCTTGGCTTTTTCTAGGGGTACTTCTTGAGTGTCCCTTGAGTTGGTAACAGGcttattatcattgttttctaaacGAATGTGTCGCAGTTGGTTATTGGGAACGTCTTTAACAAAGACCCATTTAACATCAAACTTTCCCTTCCATTTATCCTGGGACCACACTCCAGCATATGCATTATAGTCCACAACAGACTTCATCTCAGCTACACCACAAAAATGTCCACTTCCATTTACACTGAAgagtaaataaagtgggccttTTGCATTCAATGATCGGTAAGCAGCATCCAAACGTTTATTACCATGTTCAGTACTGCACCAGATAGAGTACTTGATAGATCGGTGAATATCGTCCTCAGAGTAGCTTTTGATTATGAACACACGTCCATTTTTCAGACTCCAGTCAAAGTCTTTGGGATTATAGTTGTTTATGGCCTTCAATTTCTCCAGTACGGGGTGTACCTCAACACCAGAAGTTGAGGAGCTAATGGGTACAACACCCAAGTTAAAATTATCATTACCAGATACATTGTTCTGATTGAAGCCCACCCCCCTGTTTCTAGGAGCCACCCAGCGATTTTGAAGTTGCTGCTGCACCTGATGTGGTTGGGCCTGCTGCAGAGGACCTTGTTGCTGAAGCTGCTGTTGAGGCAGTTGGTTTTGCACCATGGGAAGAGGTTGAGTTAATGGCTGAGGGTGTTGAATTACAGGCTGAGGAGGCAGAGCTGGTTGAGTGGGAGGGGACTTTACCACAGCCCCTTTATCATCCCAAGTTCCAATATTGATGTTGTGTTTTATAGGCGGTGGAGGAACAGCAGTACTACCAATACCCACATTACCCTTGGGTTTAAGTTTGGGTTGAGGTTTGGCAGGCTTTCGAGCAATGGCAGCCCACGAGGTTGGCTTTGGCGCTGAACTGCTAACAGGGGGAACACTGTTGGCAGCTATGCTCGTCATGCCTGCACTAGTCAAAGCTGAACCTACGGTTTTTGTTACAGCAGCAGACATATCCCCACCAATTTTCAGTCCAGTCATTCCTTGCTCAAGGCTATTAATGCCTGGTACTTTGCTTAGAGTATCACTGCCAAATCCAGCTTGTCCATCAGCTATGGCTCTACCAAGAGAACTAGGTGGGTATCCGTAGCTACTGCTATATGCAGAACTTTGTGTTGATTGTCCCTGAGATCCACTTGTCCCCCATGTTGAGAAATCTGCATTCCCAGGAAAAAAATTAAACCCATGCTGGCTTAAAAAAGGAGGAGTGTTCCCCAAAGCTCCAGGCTGACTGAACACTCCATCCGGTATATAGTGGTGTTCCCCATTGCTCATCTGTCCATATGTTGTCAAATATGGCATAGGTGGATCGCCTGCGGTGGACCATGCTGCTTCACCGAGTGAGTAAGGAAATCCAATGGATGGAGCATAATAACTAGGCATGTATGGATCTGACATTGGTGGATAGCTGTTACTCTgcaacagaaacaaaaacaaaaaaagtcaaaattatTATTTCACCATTAAGTGTTCAAGACAAGATACAATTTTCTTTAAGCAGTGTTTTATCAtaagtatttttaaatataattaacagaaaataacaTTTACAAAGTGGATTACAAAACTGCTGATACACTCCAGCTGCaactaatacaaataaataaaatataaaaattgttatCAAATGACTTATAGTTAGTGTGAGCACGGGACAAGTTAAATCACTGTATTACTtaatttgcagaaaaaaaagacataagAAAAATCTTAAAAAGCATtgcgttttattttttatttttttaaatcaagtctAGCTAGAGTATGCCGAGGAGTGTGTATAAGATCTTCGGCTGTTTTACATGGAGAAAGGTGCcggaatgtttaaccccttaaggacacaggacatgtgtgacatgtcatgattcccttttattccagaagtttggtccttaaggggttaatgaagttcCTAGTAACACAGAAGTTGCTTAAGACTGAAATCTGAGAGCTACAGATCAGAGAAGACCTGTGCCAACAGGTGTCATTTTTTTCAGGACTTTATAAGTTTCTTTCAGCTTACAACTACTACATGCTTATGTGGATTAGATCATCAATGCAATCCAGAAAGAATAGGAGTTATCATATaaactgtttttattatttaatcagGGGGGGTGTGACTATCCTTTGCATGATCTAGTGCCAAGCTTATTACAGTCAGTCCACATCGATTCAATCTAGAGCTATCAGTTCGAACAATTATTAGTTGATTGTTTGCCATTGCTGATTATATGGACTGTATAGATAAGTGTGTAAGGTTGTGTCTTATCATTCATTTATAGTCTGCTTTGACCtttaatttttaatatacatttttaattgtgAATGTACCAGATTAGATATTTTAAtccaatatatttataaaaaatagataATCCAATTAAGATAATTATTAGCAGCCCTACATACAATATACAAATGTATCAACATTAAAACTCTGGAACCTCACTTTAAAGGGAAacaccagtgccaggaaaacaagcag
The nucleotide sequence above comes from Pelobates fuscus isolate aPelFus1 chromosome 4, aPelFus1.pri, whole genome shotgun sequence. Encoded proteins:
- the YTHDF3 gene encoding YTH domain-containing family protein 3, coding for MSATSVDQRPKGQGNKVAVQNGSMHPKDAVNDDDFEPYLSSQTNQSNSYPPMSDPYMPSYYAPSIGFPYSLGEAAWSTAGDPPMPYLTTYGQMSNGEHHYIPDGVFSQPGALGNTPPFLSQHGFNFFPGNADFSTWGTSGSQGQSTQSSAYSSSYGYPPSSLGRAIADGQAGFGSDTLSKVPGINSLEQGMTGLKIGGDMSAAVTKTVGSALTSAGMTSIAANSVPPVSSSAPKPTSWAAIARKPAKPQPKLKPKGNVGIGSTAVPPPPIKHNINIGTWDDKGAVVKSPPTQPALPPQPVIQHPQPLTQPLPMVQNQLPQQQLQQQGPLQQAQPHQVQQQLQNRWVAPRNRGVGFNQNNVSGNDNFNLGVVPISSSTSGVEVHPVLEKLKAINNYNPKDFDWSLKNGRVFIIKSYSEDDIHRSIKYSIWCSTEHGNKRLDAAYRSLNAKGPLYLLFSVNGSGHFCGVAEMKSVVDYNAYAGVWSQDKWKGKFDVKWVFVKDVPNNQLRHIRLENNDNKPVTNSRDTQEVPLEKAKQVLKIIATFKHTTSIFDDFAHYEKRQEEEEAMRRERNRNKQ